A window of the Gossypium hirsutum isolate 1008001.06 chromosome A03, Gossypium_hirsutum_v2.1, whole genome shotgun sequence genome harbors these coding sequences:
- the LOC107895599 gene encoding protein indeterminate-domain 12: MSNFVQDFEEDEHHSTVISQSSNESPNPIEHPITTSSKKKRNLPGNPDPDAEVVALSPRTLMATNRYICEVCHKGFQRDQNLQLHRRGHNLPWKLKQRINTEVKKRVYVCPEPNCVHHHPSRALGDLTGIKKHFCRKHGEKKWKCDKCSKRYAVQSDWKAHAKICGTREYRCDCGTIFSRKDSFVTHRAFCDALTEENYKVNRNHGAIGGSILQKQADETMSISDNTKMNLSIGNESMDNSQRLLSLKSTGIMNTSSNLDQIFNPTTSLASTLAMGSAYTSATALLQKAAQMGAKISDNTIAPILFRGFTGYSTSNMNSSDSVHDGSNGAGTNGLYVGEETSHNPLAPTALFDSHFLQAENGKAANLLGQVYMEGGQKLTVDFLGVEPTGHQNVDNERNYDGNIMNLGYSNAQEGLKNLRANW, encoded by the exons ATGTCAAACTTTGTTCaagattttgaagaagatgaacatcaCAGCACTGTCATCTCACAGTCGTCTAATGAGAGTCCCAATCCTATTGAACATCCTATCACCACAAGTTCAAAGAAGAAAAGGAATCTTCCAGGGAATCCAG ATCCTGATGCGGAGGTGGTAGCACTGTCTCCAAGGACGCTAATGGCAACCAACAGGTACATATGTGAGGTGTGTCATAAAGGATTTCAACGAGATCAGAACCTTCAGCTGCATAGAAGAGGGCATAACTTGCCTTGGAAACTGAAGCAACGAATAAATACAGAGGTTAAGAAAAGGGTTTATGTATGTCCTGAGCCGAATTGTGTTCATCATCATCCGAGCCGGGCTTTAGGCGACTTGACTGGCATTAAGAAGCATTTCTGCAGGAAGCATGgagaaaagaaatggaaatgtgaTAAGTGCTCTAAAAGATATGCTGTCCAATCGGATTGGAAGGCACACGCCAAGATCTGTGGCACCCGAGAATATCGTTGCGACTGTGGCACAATTTTTTCGAG GAAGGACAGCTTCGTCACACATAGAGCCTTCTGCGATGCATTAACAGAGGAAAATTACAAGGTGAACCGTAACCATGGTGCCATTGGAGGATCAATTTTGCAGAAGCAAGCAGACGAGACAATGTCCATTTCTGACAACACAAAGATGAATCTGTCGATTGGAAATGAGAGCATGGACAACTCACAGAGGCTATTGTCTTTGAAGTCTACCGGGATCATGAATACCTCCAGCAATTTGGATCAAATTTTCAATCCAACAACATCCCTGGCTTCTACACTTGCGATGGGGTCTGCTTATACATCTGCAACAGCCTTGTTACAGAAAGCTGCACAAATGGGCGCTAAGATTAGTGATAATACAATCGCCCCAATCCTATTCAGAGGTTTTACTGGATATTCAACCAGCAACATGAACTCATCTGACTCAGTCCATGACGGTTCGAATGGCGCCGGTACCAATGGTTTGTATGTGGGAGAAGAAACATCTCACAATCCTCTTGCTCCAACTGCGTTGTTCGACTCTCATTTTCTACAGGCAGAGAATGGGAAAGCTGCAAACCTGTTGGGACAAGTGTACATGGAAGGTGGACAAAAACTTACAGTTGATTTCTTAGGTGTGGAACCAACAGGGCATCAGAATGTGGATAACGAAAGAAACTATGACGGAAACATAATGAACTTGGGCTACTCCAACGCGCAGGAAGGGCTGAAAAATTTACGTGCTAACTGGTAA
- the LOC107896022 gene encoding uncharacterized protein isoform X2: MANPDLTVVVLNLSPTVTLGDLNAYFSNCGHVEKIKLLGANRDRSLSALVTFRQPYAYQTALLLNNANFAGQPIRILPKKVAADPPVSYRTIPIVTENNKTGGNMPGLRAAVEAIAVEGVEKLNQARDELNHKLKLTENSRVVMEKTRLAVCAADQAIYAAEEAAKDVAKRIKNTDYVAVGATWLSDVLQKTSKLVLELGHRKGCSPNSRDRI, translated from the exons ATGGCTAATCCTGATTTGACTGTAGTGGTTCTCAACCTGTCTCCTACAGTCACCCTTGGAGACCTCAATGCATATTTCTCTAACTGTGGCCATGTCGAGAAAATCAAGCTTTTGGG TGCGAATAGAGACCGATCACTGTCAGCTCTGGTAACCTTTAGGCAGCCATATGCTTATCAAACAGCTCTTCTCCTTAAT AATGCTAATTTTGCAGGCCAACCAATTCGAATTCTGCCAAAGAAGGTTGCTGCAGATCCTCCAGTCTCATATAGAACTATTCCTATTGTTACTGAG AACAACAAGACAGGAGGAAACATGCCGGGATTGCGAGCTGCAGTTGAGGCGATAGCTGTAGAAGGGGTTGAGAAATTGAACCAGGCAAGAGATGAACTGAATCACAAGCTCAAATTAACAGAAAACAGTAGAGTGGTAATGGAAAAAACCAGGTTAGCAGTGTGTGCTGCTGATCAGGCGATTTATGCAGCTGAGGAAGCAGCAAAAGACGTGGCAAAGAGGATCAAGAATACTGATTATGTTGCAGTAGGTGCTACATGGTTGTCGGATGTGCTTCAAAAAACATCCAAGCTTGTCTTAGAGCTTGGCCATAGGAAGGGTTGTAGTCCCAACTCTAGGGATCGTATATGA
- the LOC107896022 gene encoding uncharacterized protein isoform X1 translates to MANPDLTVVVLNLSPTVTLGDLNAYFSNCGHVEKIKLLGANRDRSLSALVTFRQPYAYQTALLLNNANFAGQPIRILPKKVAADPPVSYRTIPIVTEKSKHDVQNNKTGGNMPGLRAAVEAIAVEGVEKLNQARDELNHKLKLTENSRVVMEKTRLAVCAADQAIYAAEEAAKDVAKRIKNTDYVAVGATWLSDVLQKTSKLVLELGHRKGCSPNSRDRI, encoded by the exons ATGGCTAATCCTGATTTGACTGTAGTGGTTCTCAACCTGTCTCCTACAGTCACCCTTGGAGACCTCAATGCATATTTCTCTAACTGTGGCCATGTCGAGAAAATCAAGCTTTTGGG TGCGAATAGAGACCGATCACTGTCAGCTCTGGTAACCTTTAGGCAGCCATATGCTTATCAAACAGCTCTTCTCCTTAAT AATGCTAATTTTGCAGGCCAACCAATTCGAATTCTGCCAAAGAAGGTTGCTGCAGATCCTCCAGTCTCATATAGAACTATTCCTATTGTTACTGAG AAAAGCAAGCACGATGTGCAGAACAACAAGACAGGAGGAAACATGCCGGGATTGCGAGCTGCAGTTGAGGCGATAGCTGTAGAAGGGGTTGAGAAATTGAACCAGGCAAGAGATGAACTGAATCACAAGCTCAAATTAACAGAAAACAGTAGAGTGGTAATGGAAAAAACCAGGTTAGCAGTGTGTGCTGCTGATCAGGCGATTTATGCAGCTGAGGAAGCAGCAAAAGACGTGGCAAAGAGGATCAAGAATACTGATTATGTTGCAGTAGGTGCTACATGGTTGTCGGATGTGCTTCAAAAAACATCCAAGCTTGTCTTAGAGCTTGGCCATAGGAAGGGTTGTAGTCCCAACTCTAGGGATCGTATATGA